In Rhopalosiphum padi isolate XX-2018 chromosome 3, ASM2088224v1, whole genome shotgun sequence, the genomic stretch ctttttttttaccAACAGCTTCAACATCCTTtaacagaatacattttaaataaacaagtgAATTTTTTGTTTGCAACAAATTAATACATAGcagtgtaattttattataattgaaagtaGTTTAACCCATTTCaacatgtaaaaaataaaaaattcatggatatagattatacatcattatataatatttacacgagTTGGATCCACTCcggatgataatataaaaaatacaggtGTTTTACAAGTAGTTTCTTTGAATGAATCAATAAATTCCGGAGGTCTAAAATTGGTATATTTGAGACCAAGAATTTCTTGGACGTATACTTTGGTAGCATAAGTCATTCGATCGGTTCTTAAAGCTCTTATTATGCATAGTCTCTGGAATGGAGTTTTGTTTTTCCATTCTTGTGGTAATTTATCTTTTTCTGGAGCTTCACTATCTATGTATAACTGCCATCGTTTACCGGAAGTTTCAATGTCCTTGTCTAGAccgctttaataataaatatattttttaaataatttattcttaattataatgacaaattaacataatataaattaaacattcattgaaaaagaaattttttttcttacacaaATTCATCATCAGCTAAAACAAGTGACTTTATAGCTCCCCATACActtggtaaaataaaatcaaatggACTAGATAATCCAGCAATTGCTGGCCTTCTCAACAAATATTCTAACTCTACCGGTTTTATCTTATTTGCTTGAAGttgtatctaaaatataataaatgtgttatttgtatttcttaAACGTTAAcagtaatcaataattataaaaaaaaatgtatatttttaaaataaaaatcatcaaataaatattaacaatattaataaaaattaataacttatcataatataattatatatgcacCTGAATAGTCACTTGACAGATGAATATTAACTTATCCTTTTCAAATAATCCTCTactagtataaataaatgtttgataaGTTATATTATCAACCAAATTAGCTATTCGCATTTTTAAAGTATCTGCTTTTTCCGCGTTTTTCATAGCTCGTTGAAAGACAACACTGAAagcctattaaaataaaaatataaatcgataagtgtggttagtttaaaattaatttgaaaaactataacttaacacatttaaataaggatattgaagtaaaatataatgacttagtaaataaataagatactCTGTATACTCTTTATACtctgtattaaatttaacagtACCTCTAAAGAAAACTGATAcattggatttatttttatcaaatcattcattataaagtaaattattgatGCTCGTGTTGCAGCAATACGATATTCTTCACGAGCAGTGTCAATTTCTTTTGATGTTATTTTCGCTTCAGCCACTTTTAATTCAATTTCCGTAGcagtttttttagatttttcaagGTTCAAAACAAGTTCTTTGTCACCAAGTATCTGATCACCATCAGCTGATGACAGCCTCTGTAATAAATCATCTTCAAGTTGtttcaatgttattttaaagCTATTCTGTTGTTTGGTCAAATCGATTCTCATTTTTTCTAAATCAGGTCTTTCAACTTTCACTACTTCCGCCAATAATTGATCTTCAAGTTGATCACGGTTCACGGTGAAGTTGATAAGTGTTGTCTGTGCTTGCATTTCTGGTTTGTAATGTGGATTTGATAATTTTGTGTGCAATATGAGACGGAAATTCGGATTGTAATCAATTTctttttcaccgatttttacagcactataattgcatattaatagaaattaaacatatatatataaatagaagaAATATAGTATACCttcctttttttattaaatttcgtcCAATAATGTTGTCTAAGACAGGGTCAATGTTTTCTCCTATATTCTCAATCAATAGAACGTTCCCATCTCTAACACAAATTTCTATatctaacaaataatttttgtagttCAGTCTGGTAATTCTTAAGTTTCTTCCATATTTTGCTTTAATCCATTTAATTCCTTGaagctattaaaaaataaacttcaatatgtattatttatccaaatattgtttaaaaataaaaatagttcatACCTGAGGATCAACCATTAATGGCCATCGAACAGAATTAGTTAAAATTGTTGCATTTTCAGATGACATCCTATCATTTGGTAAACCTTCATTATTCCAAGCTGCAATTTGTGCATCATCAGTGAGCAAAGATAGTGGATCTAAATTTTCTGTTATTAGTATCTCCggctgaaaaatttaattttaatacgtatagcgcttaaaatacaataaaatacatatataagtttACCTTAACTTCTTTGAAAAAGGGTAACCATGCATTTTGAATAAGTTCTTGACGATAGATTTTTGTAAAGTAACCAACATATGACACAAAGGCAGAAACCATAAGGGTATCCCCGGGTAAAGTTTGCAAACTTTTTTGcaacctaaaatataaaataaaatatcttatagctctatatatacttttaataaatataatgttaaaataatttacattgaaaCGCTTTCTTTCCACCGTACATTTTCTGACGCTAAGCCGTTGACAAGTCGATTTGCTAAATCAATCCTCATAGATGTTTCATCAGCTTGATTTTGACAATTCGTTTTTTCAGCTACGGCGCCGTCAAACTCGTCTGTtaagattttttgttttttttccaattcCTAGAATCAtagcttaaataaaatactatgtaaTTATTCATTCAATTAAACTTTACAATAATCATATTTCTAAGCTCCATAAGTTTATTCCTTGCAGCACTTAGTTCTTCATTTGCTTGATCACGAGCTTTACGTTTTGGCTCCACTACTTGCCAAACGTTATTAaacttcattatatttattacccaTTTACATAAACCTTGAATATGAAAGctcattgttataaattattataaacattaagtataatatactgttttaaaaatgtctttgaaattagttatatatatatatatatatacatattattttatatgtaccattcacaaattatatagttaatgatttgtattattaatatataagtgattaattattacataaaaaataataataatattaaattttattgttttataaattatattttaattttacttaccaGCAGCAGCCGAAGACTTTGCAAAAATTAGATCTGGGTCAAATTCAGGATCTTTTAAATAAGGTTGAATTGCTTTAACTACATCCTGGTGTATATGTTccttatcataatttataagtgaaTCTAAAAATCCATCAACTTTTGCCATCATAACCTTTAacattagaatataaattatgtattaggtatgttaaatgaataatattaatatagtcgcTGATTTGCTaccaattacattaaaaaaatcctataaattaagtatttgttattttgttaaaaaatataattgcttaTTActaaagtaggtataatatacattttataaaacacaattttgatactcagataaaaaatatacactattttattttagttaataaatttaaaatatattgtttaattttatgtatccatacaacaattatttacaattttatttcgatctagattttcatttaaaatctcatacttctattatataattgcataaattaaaagtagatatattataatttggagttataatgaataaaaataatacttagaataattattaataatatcaaaaatagatACCTTGCAAGCTTTCCAGCTCCTATCTTTTGGTATTTTTCCTTTTTTGGCTTGTAATACCATAACTGccgataatacatttattacagcTAATGGAGGAGATCCAAATGATTTTAGTTCtgttaaattattctaaaacattaaataaaaatcgattaaatattactataataaaaatatgacaaaatccttatacacttaatttttataaatatttaaatttttttattttataaaacgataCATCGTAACCCATGCAGTTGAACATCTacgattacatataataatttaaattatagaaatgacaactgaaaattacaaaatgtataaatacatggATATGATTCTTtctttacatttattttcattaatgattttcttttctttaagacttttataataactgtacataataatttgtataaattgatttatcgactatttttaagcatttatgatggttttattaacataaatttactacataaattaacataatttactttatttaatgtatctaaAGCACTTTGTGCTGCTACCAACGCTGGTTCTGCTTTCTCTAAATCTTCTGCACATAATCGTTGTTTCAAACCAACATCTTCTTCAATCAATTTTACTTTGTCTTCTTCTTCAGCAGCTGTAAAAAAAAGTGATCGTACATCTCAAACtcgtgaattttattttaaattaaaataactacctttatatttttcatattttactttCTCTGTTTCTTTTTGGACCACTTTGATAAGCTCTTCAGCTTTAGCATTTTTCTTAGTTAATTCAATCTCTTGTACATCtaattcaacttttaaaatatcaacctatgtttataaaaaaaagtacttaactgaataaactattaatgacgatcattattgttaaatatttataaatataattttctacttTAACTTACTTGAGCTGCACATGATAAAAGTTGTTTAATACCATTTTGGAATCGATAGATCCCGTGCTTAATATCTTTGGTCTTCGATACTAATAGTTTCATATAGAGATTAATTTGTTCCAAAAATGATTTTGGTGTAGTATAATTGTAACGACGatcatttgttaaatatcttagCGACATATCATTTACTGAACTATGTACGTGAGACATAAACAGAGATACTGGTTTCCTTAGTTTGACTGGAAGTTCGACCAAATCGCTTAAAAACCTAAATGATACGGATTCCAAAGCCTCTTTGGGCCATTCGTAGAACCAGTTGATAGAAGTGCAAGTGACTAGAGCTGGAAATCGTCTGGCTCGAATTCTTAATGTATTGCCGACAGGCGAAAAACACAAAACAATCTTGATTAATGATCTCACTTTGTTAATGAAAAAATGCCAACAGTTTTCTTTAGTTTCGGGTAAACCAGCTGCTTTGACCTGTAATTATGGattgtcaatttaaaattatttataaactaaggTAACCCTTGATAAGACCTCTGGGGAGATGGCTTGAATTATATTATCGATTTCATCATCGGCAAACAGCTCTGGGATCTCGCCACTAGCCAGCATGTCATTAATGAGCACAAGGAACTTCTCATCAGCCACTTGAGAGTCAGTCATCAGGAACATAATGCCAATATTTTTTAACCCAGCTTTTAAGTATAAAGTTGCTAAATCAGCTTTCAAATCAGAAATACTGTATGAAGACCTCAACTGTATTTGGAACGGTTCTAGCGAAGATATGAAAGCTGACAATCGAGCCAACGACTGTTTACCACTGCCACCCACTCCAACGAGTAATGCATTGCCTCTGGGAAGTTCAAGTATACGGTTTATACGGCAAACGTGTGACATTGCATCTTCAAATAGCACCAAGTTAATGGCCCCCAAAAATTCGTTGTATGACTTCATTGCATCATTTAGTAATTTTTGGAGTATGGACCACGACCGCACTGGCATATACTTTTGATCACCAATACCATCCGCGAAGTGTGAAAATATCAATGGGCTTATCAAATATTCATTTTCCGGGATATCCTGTATATTTAAggatcaaatatataaaaaattttgaaaaaaaaataatattatattataaatttttataaattaatttttaattcctaAATAGTTtcttttagatatataataatatagtgttaatattatgttagaaatcaggatttaatatatttattatataacaagaaaaaaaatattaatttgcaaATTATAGGTATGTTTGTGTTAGTGTGTGctaacatgatttttttttatttcaacagaATAATGGGCGCCACTGAGCATGCTCGTTTAGGGACCGCAAAAAATGatcttataacttttttttaattctaaaataatgtttatctgTATCttgaaaaacaaacaataaaaaatattaaaatgataaacatacagttaaaataatataccataagtaatatatattaaaattatgataatgttTTCATAAAGTTCATTGGatgattaattaatcatttattttagcatactttaaagttaaatttaacataatgatTAAAGGAAAAGGCTTCCtccaagaaaaattaaaaccaccTAAATACCTTTTTGACTAtggataatacaaattattgttatttattatttttcaaacacttTAAAGTGAATTGTCTGTttgcaaatattaattttttttcatattgaactTCTGTAATTCTATTAATTCTAATAAACATGCCTTATAATAGAgaagtttaaaaactaaattaagcaccaagtaaaatataataatcttacctcAATTACTAAGTTCTGCATGAAACATTTTTCTTGTtacaattaaacataaaaaaactaataaataatataaattgcttACACTAAAAGTTTTCTTTATTTGTTCcgtaattgtttttgaaaaggTTTCTTgatcttttttttctattaatttatcgCTATAAATTCGACTAGTTTCGTGAAGCCAGAGGCGAATAAAAGAACTAGTTGTTGGGACACATTCTCCAGTGGTAAACATGATTccctttttaacaaaaaaatattaatataattatttctaataattgtaattaaaaatctcttatttttagataggtaaataataagattttacTTGAAAAACATTGCTCATATCTCTAAGGTTAAATATGTAATGAAACTTAATAGCTGTTGGCAAAAATACTGAAAGAATTTTGTCATGGAAATTGATTGCCAACTGCACAATTATATCTGCTAATTTTGATACAGTACTGTTGAATTTATTTACTgggttttttaaatgttgagttAAAATTGAAGAGTAAATTGTGTATAATGCATCACGGGATGGAAATCTAAAGAAatggcataaaaaaaatatataaatcaagaaTTTTCGAAAAACCTAAAGACTTACCCCAAagcaaatacataaaaatgccTCTGTAGTCGAGAATCAATAGAAAAACTTCCGGCAGTAGGATTCATACTCGAAGCAAACATAACGTTTTGTATATCTTTTAGGCATAACTTGGTCCTGTCATACCAATGTTTATAATCCATAAATTGTCTGATGAGAGTATGAGGCTGTACAGTTCCATAAGGGTCGacctttaattatatttatttacattaaaaataatatgtatagcaaAAAAACCATTGTTAAACCATTTGTAACgcatttcaaaaatacattttaagatcgtttacaatttattttaaaatatttttcatccaaatcattaaactatttttaattaataggtatactatttaaaatttatttgttaactaatattatattatatattattaaattaacaataaaatattaacttacttCTGGCATATTTATatcatctataaaataaattaatatttttccacCCGGTGGGGCAAAGTTTCTTCCTGCTTTTTTCTCTAATGGTTTTTCCAAAATCTTTTGTAACATTtctggtaaaaataaattataattttaagttatttaatattgttttagtaatatttatgattttattgatttaagagatccatttttaaaaatattaacattaattgtatttataaaaaataataattaacagtaaaaaattagattatcactcattatacacataaatatataagcataaAGTTTAAAGTTTGCGACTAATTAtgcattacttatttttatttacaaaacacttatttaaaaatttaaattaaaaataactactcTATTAGTCTAGTTAACATCttcaatcataaatataattatcacaaTTCTTGAATATTTAGTTTATGTACCAGATGTTGTGTAGAAATTAAGCGGTACATTTGCAACAGCGTACAAATCATTAGAAAGTGATTTgagtttatcatttattatgacTGATTTTCCAGTACCAGCAGCTCCAACCAACATAATTGCCTTTTTTTTATCAACCAGTAAGTCAAGAAAATATCTTATTCTAGTCGTTTCTATTGTGTTCACGAGTGTTtgctgtaattaattataagaattaattatcattgatcAATTACAAGAAGGCCAAGAATAaacacgataaaatataaactataataatttacaagaaaCTTGgacactaataaaataaaatttagaaaaaaagttaGAGTAATTATACTCTTTTCAATTGGTATGatttataccaatatatttataactattatttattttaattaaataatataatcattaggtACTTGTAGAGGTATATCTGGATTAAGTTCAAATGAAGAAACAAGATCTGACCACGGAAGAAACTGTTTCGATTCAGGatcgataaaataattgaagacACTTCCTGATGGGATTTTAATCGTCTTAAACTCTGTTAACCACCATTTAGAAAATTCAACTCGCCAATCAATCAACTATATGAAAACCAATTTAGCGTaattatcacaaaatattagagagattattattataaataattattatatatgtttatattaataaagcgataagtataataaataataatactaattataggCACCTGATCTTGGAAAGTAGCCGAACCAAACGCCCAAAGACAAGCGAACACAAAGTACGTTTCGTACACATCTCTAGTGGTTTCCGGGGGACAATTTATCGGAGTCATTAGACAATCGAGTAACGTGCACAACATTTGTATGTGCGTTATTTCCGGTATGGgtgttatgattttaaattttgttttcagcCCCTCAAAGCAAATTGGCACATACTTCTCAAAGAGTACCAAAAGAGCAGCTTTTTCGGTCGCGTTATCCCTAGTGTCAATCCAACTAGAAACATAAGGGTTCCAGCCGAGATCTGTAGGATTCAAGTAGAGTATACCAGCTCGAGAAACTGTGGCTGGCGTAGCCGACCGCAAATTGGATATCTCGAACAGTAGCCGCATTGTTGGCGTCAGGGCAATACGTTCATTGCTCGCCAATGTCAACACctgtaatgtacataatatcaaCAAAGTACATTTACATGTGGTGATGTGAGTCAatctgatatttaaaaaaattataataatcgtataagACTGAGAGGATTTTGTACCTTATTGTCGTCCATCACTGTATTTAATGACTCAATCCACATAGGGTCTATATCACCATCCATTACCATCCATTTGGATCCATCGCCAGACATTTGTGATTGATCTCTTATCAAGCACGAAAATAATCCTACACGGATGAGTGTACAATGTTAGTATAACTACACAcagaaattatattagtatgtgAAAACTTACCGTCTACCCATTCTCTGGTAGTCGGACTAATGACGCCAAACAGCTCGTCATTAGTTACTGCTTTCGGCTCGATGTCGTTGAAATACGGTTTAAATTTCAGATTTGCATAAGTTCTATATAGTGTTTTCCACACCTCGGACTTTCCCGTACCAGCCAAGCCAATTATGAAAACTGAATGTCTAACTTCTAATAATTCCACTAGTTGTACTACCTGCGTAGGCAAAATCCACATTACTATCAATAAAATGTtccaaatagttatttattattattattattttttttttaaagaacctTAAGAACAAAATTATCCTCTGGTTGGAGTTTCAAGTCAATCGCAGCTTGACGAACTTGCTTTTCGAATTCTAAATCACGTTTTCGAGGCACATCTAGTGCAGGAAATAAGTCACCGATAAGTCCCATAAATATAGTAGTATCTTCCGTTACAATTTTTGGAGTGTTAAAATCTCGAAGAGCTCGCATTAAAACTTCATCTTCGGGTCGATTTCTATCTGctctctaaaattataatatgatatttatctcAAAacatatatgcattttaaatctttaagatagataattttataataacagattctgcataaaatataataaatacaaatgtctaaacaattattataataataacaaattatatttgtgatgactgtaatattataattcaatttttacctTTAACGATCCGGCAACAACCAATAGTGATTTAATAGCTCTTAGACCCCAATCATAATGATCTTGTTTGGACAGAAGTTCTTTGCAAAGTGAATATAGTGTCAAGAATTTTCTAGCAAGTAACCTTGCATTTTGAAATCCTTCGGCAATTAAGTTTATTTcacaaattaattcaaaatctgGTACGACCATAGCACAAGgcctatataaatacatttgaaattaacACACAAGCAACGTCAAAAATCTTTATCAATATACCTGAACAATGCCTTAAGGTTCTCAGGAAGTTCAGCTCGTCCCGCGTACCCGGGGTTCATCGTTATAAACATACCGATGGTTGGAATGAGATTAACATTGTCACCCAATAGAAAACATGTGTTCTTTTTTGCTTTAATGGAGTCTAATACTGATTTAACTTGAGTTGCCACTACGGATAATACTTCTACAGATATTCTATTGAATTCATCAAAACATCCCCAAGCACCGGTTTGAGCAAGGCCTTTGTAAATATTACCACATGACTAGAAccgagatattattttaaaaatataaacataatatatgtatgttgttaaaaagcaaaatattttatttagaaataaattatattattaattcactcTATAATCCATTTGTTCGGAGCAATTGAAAACGTAGACCATCATTCCTATGGCTTTTCCTAAATCTTTGGTCGTCTCAGTTTTTCCGGTACCGGCTGGTCCAGCAGGAGCACCACCCATTATTAGATGTAACGACTATTTTAAagcacataaattaaaaataaatataattaatctacataatatgacttgattgaatttaatttaattgtataattgaaGGTACGAGTATATACGGAAATTTCCATCCAGATCCAATCTATAAGCAGTCAAAATTACCTGTGTTAACGTTATATAACATCTATCGGTCAAAGGAGTCACAACCAGTCTAGGAGTATTTCCCAAGTATTCGTACCAATACCGAAATTGCGCGTCACAAATATTGGCAAAACAATCTGACTCTTTGAAATCCCATCTTCAATAAATTGCAAGTATTTGTAGATttcaaaattaagtatatattattatgttacctgTGTCTTAGTTGACATTGCCACTGAAAAGCAGAAGCGGTTTCAATTTTCTGTTGAATCATTTTCGCTACTACGTCCCTGCAATGAACATCAATAGTACAAATCGTATTCACTTTTTGTCGATCTCCTTTGGTCAGATCTTCTAATAGCAAATCGATAAGTTCGTTCAACTGCACTATCTAAAATCatactaatatattagtattgatacgataaaatattaatgaacagAACCTAAATTTACttgttttttgttgtattcTTTCAATGCGTTTTCATGACCTATTTCAAGCTGAGCAAAGGCATCGTTAGTTTCAGCAGTCCACCATATTTGAACACCGCATAAAGCTGCCTGAGCTGGGTAATCAAATATCCATAATCTTCTTGGTTTTTCGTCATAGGATTTTACTGCTTTACTAAAGTACTGACGACCAGATGAACGCATTATATCTGTCAATTTATTTAGCCATTTTTCTAcctgaatatttaaaacaaattttaatcgattaaaaatataaatccaagagtttttgtttttttttacttgtccGGAACATTCACAGTTCCCATCAAAATCAACGTATTCACCATCTTTAGCGTACATACCAACCGCTAGTTTAtctttaataaacttt encodes the following:
- the LOC132925297 gene encoding LOW QUALITY PROTEIN: dynein beta chain, ciliary-like (The sequence of the model RefSeq protein was modified relative to this genomic sequence to represent the inferred CDS: substituted 2 bases at 2 genomic stop codons) gives rise to the protein MQTHDNFEKIIALSSQWINNPMYIRDKNTKRIVFDYKLTEKKITRYAEVRDASIKIQRLLKEDLLLFHNVPLIDPYLREIFEEEVNEENNEEANKEEETLDYVEIQAESILDEIIEEENYGEENVEYIENQEENILEEIFEEEENNGEEKLDYIEIQAEIILSNIENKLMWDKYKYYVDEIVFKGLQDATFCSLKYINDEITIPNGSLAIFLVVYFLDNNNFPRFSPHLEIDDEPNFLGLVTSLLEDMVEMGSYMERIADSYPPYNVDIRNVEKVKQYIDNILDQVKITTDKALEYIMVYQDYSMVWLTNQNDALSTFLLYGRDLSSEELETQYDVDEDGNPLVMHSSPKLIDFQNKINFFDNIYQKVDKIVESVTFDVWLTIDIKPFKRDLLKLITSWSDLFKTYLVNKVVNSLRSLRDFTVETDKGLLKPLEEGDYEGLVKIMGHLYNVRERQDEYDSMFEPIGEILHLLKVYDVEMPEDVYILKQELPEKWSTTKKNALNVKSQVIPLIQTEGSIIIGRIILLNVRETFLKMNFLKQSQFNAKCENPYMEIDNANYSLRELEYLHAKLHSQAVLFEIPQPEPNVLLSTKKTLRLNKQLWDFVYLVRGWIDVWKSTLWNDVDTENIDMELKRFAKELKVMDKIIREWSVYEYIEYLIKTMMTSLRALSELQNPAMKERHWTELMNVTNVILFKFRXIDRXIDSLLLFEINIMFSIEKSTTLNDLVSLNLHVYEDDIKNIVDKSVKEMSMEKSLKEFNETWNTMSFEYQPHPRTKVNLLKVREEIVEVLEDNQVQLQNMLSSKFVGYFYNEVFNWQLKLNTADRVINLWLEVQRIWAYLEAIFIGSGDIRIQLPEDTRRFELLDKEFKSLLVDIRANPNVIKGTGKPGLYNKLVNIQDELFKCEKVLAQYLETKRLTYPRFYFISSADLLDILSNGNNPESVCKHLIKLYDSMAKIKFIKDKLAVGMYAKDGEYVDFDGNCECSGQVEKWLNKLTDIMRSSGRQYFSKAVKSYDEKPRRLWIFDYPAQAALCGVQIWWTAETNDAFAQLEIGHENALKEYNKKQIVQLNELIDLLLEDLTKGDRQKVNTICTIDVHCRDVVAKMIQQKIETASAFQWQCQLRHRWDFKESDCFANICDAQFRYWYEYLGNTPRLVVTPLTDRCYITLTQSLHLIMGGAPAGPAGTGKTETTKDLGKAIGMMVYVFNCSEQMDYRSCGNIYKGLAQTGAWGCFDEFNRISVEVLSVVATQVKSVLDSIKAKKNTCFLLGDNVNLIPTIGMFITMNPGYAGRAELPENLKALFRPCAMVVPDFELICEINLIAEGFQNARLLARKFLTLYSLCKELLSKQDHYDWGLRAIKSLLVVAGSLKRADRNRPEDEVLMRALRDFNTPKIVTEDTTIFMGLIGDLFPALDVPRKRDLEFEKQVRQAAIDLKLQPEDNFVLKVVQLVELLEVRHSVFIIGLAGTGKSEVWKTLYRTYANLKFKPYFNDIEPKAVTNDELFGVISPTTREWVDGLFSCLIRDQSQMSGDGSKWMVMDGDIDPMWIESLNTVMDDNKVLTLASNERIALTPTMRLLFEISNLRSATPATVSRAGILYLNPTDLGWNPYVSSWIDTRDNATEKAALLVLFEKYVPICFEGLKTKFKIITPIPEITHIQMLCTLLDCLMTPINCPPETTRDVYETYFVFACLWAFGSATFQDQLIDWRVEFSKWWLTEFKTIKIPSGSVFNYFIDPESKQFLPWSDLVSSFELNPDIPLQQTLVNTIETTRIRYFLDLLVDKKKAIMLVGAAGTGKSVIINDKLKSLSNDLYAVANVPLNFYTTSEMLQKILEKPLEKKAGRNFAPPGGKILIYFIDDINMPEVDPYGTVQPHTLIRQFMDYKHWYDRTKLCLKDIQNVMFASSMNPTAGSFSIDSRLQRHFYVFALGFPSRDALYTIYSSILTQHLKNPVNKFNSTVSKLADIIVQLAINFHDKILSVFLPTAIKFHYIFNLRDMSNVFQGIMFTTGECVPTTSSFIRLWLHETSRIYSDKLIEKKDQETFSKTITEQIKKTFSNLVIEDIPENEYLISPLIFSHFADGIGDQKYMPVRSWSILQKLLNDAMKSYNEFLGAINLVLFEDAMSHVCRINRILELPRGNALLVGVGGSGKQSLARLSAFISSLEPFQIQLRSSYSISDLKADLATLYLKAGLKNIGIMFLMTDSQVADEKFLVLINDMLASGEIPELFADDEIDNIIQAISPEVKAAGLPETKENCWHFFINKVRSLIKIVLCFSPVGNTLRIRARRFPALVTCTSINWFYEWPKEALESVSFRFLSDLVELPVKLRKPVSLFMSHVHSSVNDMSLRYLTNDRRYNYTTPKSFLEQINLYMKLLVSKTKDIKHGIYRFQNGIKQLLSCAAQVDILKVELDVQEIELTKKNAKAEELIKVVQKETEKVKYEKYKAAEEEDKVKLIEEDVGLKQRLCAEDLEKAEPALVAAQSALDTLNKNNLTELKSFGSPPLAVINVLSAVMVLQAKKGKIPKDRSWKACKVMMAKVDGFLDSLINYDKEHIHQDVVKAIQPYLKDPEFDPDLIFAKSSAAAGLCKWVINIMKFNNVWQVVEPKRKARDQANEELSAARNKLMELRNMIIELEKKQKILTDEFDGAVAEKTNCQNQADETSMRIDLANRLVNGLASENVRWKESVSMLQKSLQTLPGDTLMVSAFVSYVGYFTKIYRQELIQNAWLPFFKEVKPEILITENLDPLSLLTDDAQIAAWNNEGLPNDRMSSENATILTNSVRWPLMVDPQLQGIKWIKAKYGRNLRITRLNYKNYLLDIEICVRDGNVLLIENIGENIDPVLDNIIGRNLIKKGSAVKIGEKEIDYNPNFRLILHTKLSNPHYKPEMQAQTTLINFTVNRDQLEDQLLAEVVKVERPDLEKMRIDLTKQQNSFKITLKQLEDDLLQRLSSADGDQILGDKELVLNLEKSKKTATEIELKVAEAKITSKEIDTAREEYRIAATRASIIYFIMNDLIKINPMYQFSLEAFSVVFQRAMKNAEKADTLKMRIANLVDNITYQTFIYTSRGLFEKDKLIFICQVTIQIQLQANKIKPVELEYLLRRPAIAGLSSPFDFILPSVWGAIKSLVLADDEFVGLDKDIETSGKRWQLYIDSEAPEKDKLPQEWKNKTPFQRLCIIRALRTDRMTYATKVYVQEILGLKYTNFRPPEFIDSFKETTCKTPVFFILSSGVDPTRDVEAVGKKKGFTIEKKNFHNISLGQGQEQVAEDAIELSSRLGNWVMLQNVHLVQKWLPSLDKKMEASFEHPHVNYRIFISAEPAADPLYHIIPQGVLDSSIKITNEPPTGMMANLHKALDNFNQDTLEMCAKEAEFKAILFSLCYFHASIQERSKFGAQGWNRSYPFNVGDLTISVNVLYNYLEANNKVPWEDLRYLFGEIMYGGHITDDWDRRLCRTYLEVYMNPDLMEGELLFAPGFVAPPNTDYKSYHEYIDDLLPSESPILYGLHSNAEIGTLTTRSENLFQTLFEMQPRDSGSSGGTSMSRDEKVRQALDDVLDKVPEPFNLIDMMGKVEEQTPYVIVSFQECERMNTLMNEIRRSLKELHLGLKGELTITADMEALEECLFMDKVPPSWEKRAYPSLLPLAAWHADLLRRLRELESWVSEFQLPSSVWLGGFFNPQSFLTAIMQCTARKMGWPLDKMCLQCDVTKRYQEEITIAPREGAMINGLILEGARWDLIAGCIVESIPKDLFPIMPVIHIKAIIKDKQDLRNIYECPVYKIKQRGPTFVWTFNLKTRQKPSKWILAGVAILLSV